The Planktothrix agardhii NIES-204 genomic interval CCCTTTGAATTCAAGATTCAACGCCAGGGCCAAGATATTCCTCCAGAAGATTTGCCCATGCAGCAAGCGGGACGGACGGGAGAAAATATTGAATCGGAATTTGAGTTTGTTTTTGAAAATGGGGAAGTTCGTTATATTTATGGTCGGGCCGTACCGTTGCGAGATGAAGCAGGGGAGATTCGGGGGGTAATTGGGGCGTTTTTGGATGTCAGCGATCGCAAACGAGTCGAACAGGAACGAGAACAACTCTTAATCAGGGAACAGGCCGCCCGGGAGCAAGCCGAAATGACCAACCGGATTAAGGATGAGTTTCTCACGGTTTTATCCCATGAATTGCGATCGCCCTTGAATCCGATTTTGGGTTGGACAAAACTCCTACAAACTCGTAAATTCGATTCCCAAGGCACAGCCCAAGCCTTAGAAACCATCGAACGGAATGCTAAACTCCAAACCCAACTGATTGAGGATTTATTAGATATTTCTCGAATGTTGCGAGGAAACATGGTCTTACATAAACAACCCGTCAATTTAATTACAATCATCACCTCGGTAATAGAAACTTTTAAATTAGCTGCTGAAGCCAAAGGCATTCAAGTCAGATTTGAAATCGCTCAAAATTCTGGTTTCTCCTCTCTTTTAATCTATGTTTTGGGGGATGAAACCCGACTGCAACAGATTATCTGGAATCTATTATCTAATGGAATTAAATTTACTACCCCCGGAGGCATTGTCGAGATTTATTTAAAATCTGGGGAAGATCACGTCCAAATTCAGGTCAAAGACACCGGAATTGGTATTAATCCTCAGTTTTTACCCTATGTCTTTGACTATTTTCGTCAACAGGATGGCACAAATACCCGCAAATTTGGGGGTTTGGGACTGGGACTCGCCATTGTCCGACACCTAACGGAATTACATGGAGGAACAGTCAGCGCCAACAGTTTAGGCGAAAATTTAGGGGCTGCGTTTTCGGTGCAGTTACCCTTAATGAAATCTGTAGAGACGTGCCATGGCACTTCTGTACAACCTCAAAATCCAGAGATCAACTCCATTAATTTAACTGGCTTGCGAGTTTTAGCCATTGATGATCAAGCCGAGACTCGGACTCTAATTGGATCGATCTTAACCCAGGCCGGAGCCCAAGTAAAAATGGCAAGCTCCGCTCAGGAAGCACTCTTGATGATTCAAGAGTTTTCCCCCGATGTCTTAGTCTCAGATATAGCGATGCCGGACATGGAGGTTTATATATTTAGAGATGAGGTCAGAAACACATCATCAATTCCCGTGATCGGATTAACCACAAATCCAGAAGAAACCAACGCCTCTCTCACTAGGGACACCAGATTTCAAATCCACTTAGCTAAACCCATTGTGGCTGATGAATTAGTCGCTTGTGTTGCCACTTTAACCCATCGCATTCGCAACTCCGCAATTTGATCAATATCTGTTAGAATCAAATGACTATTATCCAGAGTGTAGAAATCTTTACTTACACAATCGGAAAAATTTGTTTATCATAGAGGGGAACTGGAGCCTATTATTGAGGATATAGCCATGTCAGAACCCACTCAAAATAAACTCGCCTCGGATTTAGAAAAAGCCCAATCTGAAGGTAAATTACGCGCTGAACGAATTCGGGAAATTGTTAAATCTTCCATCTCAGAAGTTGGTTCAGAATTTAAAGGCGGTTCTCAAGAAATTCGAGATTTAGTTAAACAGGTTGTAGGAACCGTTTTAGAAACCGTCAAAGGAAAAGGCGAGGAAGTTCAAGAAAATGTGACCGCTTCTATTGAAGGAGTAATTGATGGTATTAGTCAAGCAAAACAGGAGTCAATTGCTAAAACTCAAGCGGAAGTGAAACAACTTCAAGCTCGAATTGACCAACACGAACAGGAGTTACAAAATAATATTAATTTGGCTTTAAGCGATATTCAAGAAGTTGGAACTAATAAATCAGATCAGGTTAAAACGGCGATTGAATCCGCGATTACAACCATTAAAAATAGCGAAGAATCTACGTTAATGCAGAAACGTTACGCCCAACTTAAAGCGCAATTGGCAATCGTGAATGCTAACTTAGTTGGACGTTATGGACAACGTTATCAGGAGGTTAAAGATTATTTAGAAGAAGCACAATCTTGGTATGAAAAAGCCAAAGATGAACCCGAAATTCATACCGAAAAAATTGATCATAAACGCAAAGATTTTGAAACTAAATTAGGAGAATCGGGAACGGCGATCGCTCAAAAAGAAAAAGAAATTAAACAGCGTTTAAACGATCTGTGGAAGTCAATTTCTGAAACCTTTACTAATAATCAGTCCCAACCTGATGAAAAAAAAGAGGATTCATCTGATATCAACAAAGATACCCTTTAAAACAATCTGAGGCAAAATTTATGATCGCATCATTATTAACGTTGGTAGCAACAGCCCTAAGTTTATTAGTGGTTGATTTAGTTGTACCTGGGGTAAATTTATCTACTTTTTTAGCAGCTTTAATTGCGGCGGCGGCTATTGGTGGAGTCAATGCTTTTATTAAACCGATTTTATCAACATTATCCATTCCCCTAAATATTTTAAGTTTAGGTGGTTTTTCATTCATTGTGAATGGTTTTTGTTTCTGGTTAGCTTCGGTTTTTATTCCTGGATTTCAAGTACAGGGTTTATTAGCTTTTATTTTAGGCCCTGTAATTTTATCCGCCGTGAATGCTTTTCTCAATGGCTATTTTGTAGAAAAATATCCCCAATTCTTTAATTCTCAGAAGTCTTTAAACCCATAAAAGATTACTGATTAATCAGTAGAGACGTTGCCTGCAACGTCTCTACCGTAGGGGTTAAGAGATCCAACCCTCTTTGTATTTTTCTAACCAGTGAATAATTGCGTGAGGTAAAGGTTGGCGTTGACGAGTTTTAGGATTAATACAAATATGTTTTGTTATCGCTTCAGCAATTAATTGATCAGAGTTATCTAATCTAATTTTATATTGAATTTTGAAAGAATTTTCATTAATTATTTCAGGATTTAGCTCAATCAAAACTTGATCTCCACAGAATAAGGGAAACCGAAAATCAACACTCGCATGAACAATTGGAATCGCAAAATCAGGATTAACAAAAAAACTTTTAAGATTAACTTCTGCCTGATTTAGAGATGCTTCATAGGCTTCATGACCCATAGCTAAAATATTAGCAAAATAAACCACCCCCGCAGCATCCGTATCTTGAAAACGAATAATTCGCTTATAAATGTATCCCAAATCAGTCATCAGTTATTAGTTAAGTAGTTACACAAAATAAATTACCTAGTTGAGAGAGGGAACATCGGAACAGCTCCCCCAAACCCCCCGTGCACGGGGGGCTAGGGGGGGAGGGAACAGGGTGGAGGATGTGTAATTAATTTTGTTTAGGTACTTATTAGTCTATTACCGATCACGGATTTAAAAGGATTACGCAGATTAACACAGATTAACACAGATTAAATCCGTGAAATCCGTGAAATCCTCTTAAATCCGTGATCAGCTTCTATTATCCTTTATTTTTGATTAACATCACATCAATAATGTTATTAGCCATCGGTTCAGAAATCTCTAAAACATTAAACAGCTTATCTAATAAGGCTTCTTCTTCTTCGGTAATAACTCCATCGGCTAAAGTAATATCAGTAACCACAGCAAAGGCAGTTTCTCTGAGTTCATGGGGCAATTTTTTCACCGCCTCTTTTAATAATATATCCGCTCCTTGTGCTTGTAATTGATTTAGGAGTTGATCAATCATTCCTCGCATTTTTTCCCCGGAATAATCACTAAAAAGCTGCATTCGAGAGAAGGTTGTGGTAATAGCTTGGGATTCACTTCCAGTAATATAACCATCAGCAGCTACCGCAATTAATGCGATCGCTGCAAACGCTTCCGCAGAGTTGAATTGAATCGCGCTTGACATTGTGAAAACCTCCTGAGGTGATTTCGCGTTATCGTAGATTTTTCCCACGTTTATGATTACACTATCTGCGGTTTTTTTCCAATTTATTTTCCAAAAACCGCCAATTCCGCCGTCAAAAAGTCAACAAATTGCCGCGCAGTTCGTCCCGAACGTCCATTATGACGAGTCGCCCATTGTAAGGCGCGAAACTGCAAATCTTCGGGACTGATTTTAATTCCCCCTTGACTGGCTAAATGTCGTACCATATTCAAATAGGTATTCTGGTCAGCAGGTGGAAAGGTTAAGGTTAAACCAAAGCGATCGCTAAAGGATAATTTTTCCTGTACCGTATCCCAAACATGAACCTCATCTTGATCTTTCGGGGAAGGTCGATCTTCAAAATATTCTCGAATTAAATGACGACGGTTAGAAGTAGCATAAACAATCACATTTTGTGGACGGGCGGTTAGGTTTCCTTCTAATACAACTTTCAAGGCTTTAAAAGCATCGTCATCTTCTTCAAAGGATAAATCATCGACAAAAATAATAAATTTCTGCGGCACCCCTCGTAATTGTTCCACCACTAATGGTAAGTCTTTTAAATCGGATTTTGCCACTTCAATTAAACGTAAACCGCGATCGCTATATTCATGTAATAACGATTTAATTAAGGAGGATTTACCCGACCCCCGACTGCCATATAATAAAACATTTAAAGCTGGATATCCGGCTAATAATATTTCTGTATTTTTTAATAAAAGATCCCGTTGATTTTCATATCCGATTAACTGGCTTAAATCTACCGGATCTGGGTGATTAATAGTCAGTAACTTGCCATTCTGCCAACGAAAAGCATCGGCTTGGGCAAATAAACCAGTTCCAAATTGATGATAATGATTTACTAAATTTTCTACTGCTTCCGACCAATTTTCTAGGGTTTTTAATTGATTGCGTAAGGGTGATTCTTGGATTTTTTCTAACGGTTGCGGTTGCGGCTGCCAAATTATGGGGTTTTCCGATAACTGGGCGACGGTTCTTAACCAATGGCTGATTTTTCCCCCATTATATTGATAGAGACTTTGGAGGATTTTTAAATCTTGTTTTGCCGCTTCAATTAATACCGGAGGTAATTGATCAAAAGTAGTTTGTTGGGCCTGTTGGGTAAAGGGATTATCCGCCCTTAAAATTTGATTGATTAGATGTTCCTGCCAACTTTGTTGATATTTGGCTTGGACTTGAAACCAAGTTCCATAGGCTTTTAAACAATTTAAAATACTCGATTCATTATGATGAAATGTTTCTAAAAGATATAGAAATGCTTGGCCAATTTCATGATCAAAAATATCTTGATACAGTAGTAAAGTGGCAACCTGACGCTGTAGGAACCTAACCTGTGAAATAATAGGGCTATTCAGAGAAGACATAAAATAGGATTAAAAAGTAACACATAGTAATTAATGATTCACTTTGCATTATAGCAAAGATTGAGTCAATAATACCATAAACTTTTATAACGTCAAATTTTAATTTTTGATACAATTTAGAAGAATTGTTAATCAATAGATTCCCAGAAGTTGTATAAACAAACTTTGTAATTGTTTTTTGGGCATGGGTTATGATTGATTTTGGAGTAATTGCGGCGATCGCTTACGGTTTATTGGCTTTTATCGGTGGTATTGTGGGTTATACTAAAGCCAAAAGTAAAATCTCTCTATTTGCGGGTTGTTCCACTGGAATTTTGCTAATTTTGGGCGGTATTATCCAAATCCAAGGCGTAAGCTGGGGATTAATATTTTCCATTGTGCTATCGGTTTTTCTGATAATTACTTTTATTTCTCGTTTACTCAAAACCCGTAAATTCATGCCATCTGGATTAATGATTGTTGCCGGATTTGTAGCTGTTACAATGATGGGATATCAACTACAAATGGTTTTATAATCAAATTTTATTTGCTAATCATTCAGGGAAAATATACTTTTTAATTTTCTCTGAATGCGAACTATCACAAGGCAATATTCAATGAGCTTTTAGCAATTTTACCAATATTTTAAATCATTAAAAGTCTGATAGAGATTGCCATATAGCAATCCTAAATGATTTGTGAAAAAATTCCGTAGGGGTTTGGTCTCCAAACCCTCTTTGCTTTCTATAGTATATTAAAATAATAAAATATTACAATATATTCAGGAATTGCTACATGATAGACAAAATGTCTTAGTACGGTTAACCTATAAGCACTGGGATATTACTTTTGCGGAGTTTGAAAGATAAATTATGAATATCTTAAGCATTCCAATTCTTCCAGTGAATTTAGAACGTCTAAATCGTTTACTCAAAGGAAACTTCCCACTTCAACAAAAATTGCTATACCTGTTCCTCAAACAAGCCGAAATCCGAATTCAGAGCTTGCGCCAAGGGATTATCAATGGGGATTTCATCAGTATTAAAGAACAAGCTCATGCTTTAAGAGGATCAAGTGCAACCGCAGCAATATTAATGATCCCAGAAATTGCTAAACAACTTGAAGATCTCGCCGAAGCAGAAAATTTAGAAGGAGCAATGGAGTTAGTCGAAAAACTAGAACAGTGCTTAATTCGAGTTCAGCTTTTTGTACAAGAAGGAATTTTATCTGAATCAACTATTTAATTAAAAAAGTCTCCCAACCCAGGAGCAAAGATGGTTGGGAGACCCAAACCCTACGATAAAATGTACAACCTCAGTCTCGAAGGCAGCGATTGCGATATATAGCAACCGCCAAGGCAGTTAGGACACCAGACGGATCTTAGAACCCAGACAGTTAAGTATTTTCCCCCCTGTTTCCTGTTCCGGTGTTCCCTCCCCCCCTAGCCCCCCGTGCACGGGGGGTTTGAGGGGGGGTGTTCCCTGTTCCCTGCTATAACTCAAATTAACCCCAAAAAACCCTAATCAATCCAACCGGAACGCAAAGCCCGAACCGCAGCCTGAGTACGATCATCAGCACAGAGCTTATTCAGAATACTGCGAACATGGGTCTTAACCGTTCCTACCGTAATATAAAGTTTTTCGGCAATTTCAGCATTACTCCGTCCAGCCACAATTAATTCTAAAACCTCTAATTCCCTTTCTGTTAAAGGGCAAGATTTTAAAAATTCTTGATACTCAGGTTCTACCGCATTAATCATCACGGTTTTCTGATCACCGGGTGTCGGAATATCCGGTTGTTTATTCTTCGCTTGCTTGAGAACTGTACGAGCAATTACAGGATCAATCCAAGCATTTCCTTCATAGGTAGTATGAATCGCATCCTTGAGTTTATCAAGACTCACATCCTTAACACTATAGGAATCTGCACCCGCCGCAAAAGCTCCCATAACCGCATCCTCATTATCGTGCATAGTCAGGATCAGAACTTTGGTTTCCCGCGCCCCACTGCTGGCAATATGTTGCTTAAATTTTTGGGTTAATTCAATACCATCCATATCAGGTAAACCAATATCAATAATCGCAATATCGGGCTGGGTTTGTTTGAGAATTTCCAAACCCTTTTTCCCATTAGCCGCCTCCCCAACAATCTTGATATTACTGTCCTGTTGTAACGCCGTTCTCAACCCCACCCGGGTTAAATCATGATCCTCTACTAGAACAATATTGATTTTAGTCATGACATAATTCTCCTAATTGTTGTAAAGTTCTTTATTATTCGCTAATTCGTTGTTAAAATTAATCCCAAATTCAAGGCTGATATTAACCTCATTATAATGTTTATTTCAGAAAAACTTTTCAAAATTATGCCCCGTTCTATTACCCCCCCTGCAAAATCCATTGATCGAATTTTAGCCGTTGATGATTCCCCCGATAACCTATTTTTAGTGGAAGCTATTTTAGCCGAAGAAGGATACGAAGTTATCTGTAAACCCGATGGCATTTCTGCCTTAGCTTTGATTAAAACCGAGCCTCCTGATTTAATATTATTAGATGTAATGATGCCGGGAATTGATGGCTATGAAGTCACTCGACGGATTCGCAAAAATCTCGATCTTCCCTTTATCCCCATTTTATTAATTACTGCCCATGATCATTCTAGTGTGGTTGAGGGATTAGATGCCGGGGCGGATGACTTCATTCGCAAACCCGTTGAGGTTGATGAATTACTCGCCCGGGTACGCTCGCTCCTGAGACTTAAACATAGCATTGATCAACAGAAAGCGATGTCTCGACAACGGGAAGACTTCGTTTCCCGCCTGACCCATGATCTGCGGACGCCTTTGGTAGCAGCCGATCGAATGTTACATTTATTCCAACAAGGTGCCCTAGGGGAAATTTCTTCTACGATGGGAGAAGCGATCGCATCCATGATTAAAAGTAACCAAAACCTTCTGCAAATGGTTAATACCTTACTGGAGGTTTATCGGTATGAAGCGGGTCGAAAAACCTTAACCTTCTCCTATTTTGATATAGGTCAATTAGTCCAAGAAGTAATTGCAGAACTCAGCCCCCTGATTCAAAATAAAGAATTATCCCTAGAATTTACCCCTTCCCAGGATTGTCTAACCCAGACTTCAGTTATTATTGGCGACCCCTTAGAAATTCGGCGGGTTGTCACTAATTTAGTCGGAAATGCGATTAAATTTACCGATCGGGGGAGTATCAAAATTCGTCTGTATCTAACAGAAATGCAACTTAATATTAGCAATCAACCTCAAAAAGTCATGGTTTTGGAAGTTGAAGATAGCGGAATTGGTATAGCTCCCGAAGATCAAGTTCTCATCTTTGAACGATTCCGTCAAGGCAATAATAAACGTTCCGGTAGTGGATTAGGATTACACCTAATTTCACTAATTGTAGAAGCCCACAAAGGCATGATTCAAATGGAATCCCAAATCGGTCAGGGAAGTCTATTTAGAATTTGTTTACCCATCAACCCCGAATTCGGCAGTTGATATTTTAACTTACACCAAACTGATTCCCAATTCCCTATTCCCAATTCCCTATTCCGGTGTTCCCTATTCCGGTGTTCCCTGTTCCGGTGTTCCCTGACGAGTGATGTCTCATTGACTTATACTGATAAGTTGCCCTAATTTAAACCTTAGTTTAACTTTCATTAAGAGTCATGCGA includes:
- a CDS encoding thioesterase superfamily protein — its product is MTDLGYIYKRIIRFQDTDAAGVVYFANILAMGHEAYEASLNQAEVNLKSFFVNPDFAIPIVHASVDFRFPLFCGDQVLIELNPEIINENSFKIQYKIRLDNSDQLIAEAITKHICINPKTRQRQPLPHAIIHWLEKYKEGWIS
- a CDS encoding multi-sensor hybrid histidine kinase, fragment, whose product is MNILSIPILPVNLERLNRLLKGNFPLQQKLLYLFLKQAEIRIQSLRQGIINGDFISIKEQAHALRGSSATAAILMIPEIAKQLEDLAEAENLEGAMELVEKLEQCLIRVQLFVQEGILSESTI
- a CDS encoding two-component response regulator, translating into MTKINIVLVEDHDLTRVGLRTALQQDSNIKIVGEAANGKKGLEILKQTQPDIAIIDIGLPDMDGIELTQKFKQHIASSGARETKVLILTMHDNEDAVMGAFAAGADSYSVKDVSLDKLKDAIHTTYEGNAWIDPVIARTVLKQAKNKQPDIPTPGDQKTVMINAVEPEYQEFLKSCPLTERELEVLELIVAGRSNAEIAEKLYITVGTVKTHVRSILNKLCADDRTQAAVRALRSGWID
- a CDS encoding two-component hybrid sensor and regulator, which gives rise to MFISEKLFKIMPRSITPPAKSIDRILAVDDSPDNLFLVEAILAEEGYEVICKPDGISALALIKTEPPDLILLDVMMPGIDGYEVTRRIRKNLDLPFIPILLITAHDHSSVVEGLDAGADDFIRKPVEVDELLARVRSLLRLKHSIDQQKAMSRQREDFVSRLTHDLRTPLVAADRMLHLFQQGALGEISSTMGEAIASMIKSNQNLLQMVNTLLEVYRYEAGRKTLTFSYFDIGQLVQEVIAELSPLIQNKELSLEFTPSQDCLTQTSVIIGDPLEIRRVVTNLVGNAIKFTDRGSIKIRLYLTEMQLNISNQPQKVMVLEVEDSGIGIAPEDQVLIFERFRQGNNKRSGSGLGLHLISLIVEAHKGMIQMESQIGQGSLFRICLPINPEFGS